In Choloepus didactylus isolate mChoDid1 chromosome 18, mChoDid1.pri, whole genome shotgun sequence, a single genomic region encodes these proteins:
- the MRPS23 gene encoding 28S ribosomal protein S23, mitochondrial isoform X2 codes for MAGSRLETVGSIFSRTRDLIRGGVLKEKPLWYDVYNAFPPLREPVFRKPRLRYGKAKAPIQDIFYHEDQIRAKFYSAYGSGPKAFDLLNPNFKSTCQQFVEKYIELQKLGETDEEKLFVETGKALLAQGVILRRLGEARPQGGGHVSLKSEHVDVKPQTVLEENQPPKEVPQDLHSEAPEEQLERLSPP; via the exons ATGGCGGGAAGCCGGCTGGAAACCGTGGGGAGCATCTTCTCGCG gACTCGGGACCTGATTCGGGGTGGGGTGTTGAAGGAGAAGCCCCTCTGGTATGACGTATATAACGCGTTTCCTCCGCTGAGGGAGCCGGTCTTCCGGAAGCCCCGCTTGCGATATGGCAAAGCCAAAGCTCCCATACAGGACATCTTCTACCACGAGGATCAGATTAGAGC GAAATTTTATTCGGCCTATGGATCTGGTCCAAAAGCTTTTGATCTACTCAATCCAAACTTCAAGTCTACCTGTCAACA GTTTGTTGAGAAGTACATTGAGCTACAGAAACTTGGAGAGACAGATGAAGAGAAGTTATTTGTGGAAACAGGGAAGGCTTTATTGGCACAAGGTGTCATTTTAAGACGACTAGGAGAAGCAAGGCCT CAGGGAGGTGGTCATGTTTCCTTGAAATCTGAACATGTAGATGTCAAACCCCAAACTGTATTGGAAGAAAACCAGCCTCCAAAAGAAGTTCCGCAAGATCTGCATTCGGAGGCACCTGAAGAGCAGTTGGAACGCCTCTCACCTCCCTGA
- the MRPS23 gene encoding 28S ribosomal protein S23, mitochondrial isoform X1, with amino-acid sequence MAGSRLETVGSIFSRTRDLIRGGVLKEKPLWYDVYNAFPPLREPVFRKPRLRYGKAKAPIQDIFYHEDQIRAKFYSAYGSGPKAFDLLNPNFKSTCQQFVEKYIELQKLGETDEEKLFVETGKALLAQGVILRRLGEARPQQGGGHVSLKSEHVDVKPQTVLEENQPPKEVPQDLHSEAPEEQLERLSPP; translated from the exons ATGGCGGGAAGCCGGCTGGAAACCGTGGGGAGCATCTTCTCGCG gACTCGGGACCTGATTCGGGGTGGGGTGTTGAAGGAGAAGCCCCTCTGGTATGACGTATATAACGCGTTTCCTCCGCTGAGGGAGCCGGTCTTCCGGAAGCCCCGCTTGCGATATGGCAAAGCCAAAGCTCCCATACAGGACATCTTCTACCACGAGGATCAGATTAGAGC GAAATTTTATTCGGCCTATGGATCTGGTCCAAAAGCTTTTGATCTACTCAATCCAAACTTCAAGTCTACCTGTCAACA GTTTGTTGAGAAGTACATTGAGCTACAGAAACTTGGAGAGACAGATGAAGAGAAGTTATTTGTGGAAACAGGGAAGGCTTTATTGGCACAAGGTGTCATTTTAAGACGACTAGGAGAAGCAAGGCCT CAGCAGGGAGGTGGTCATGTTTCCTTGAAATCTGAACATGTAGATGTCAAACCCCAAACTGTATTGGAAGAAAACCAGCCTCCAAAAGAAGTTCCGCAAGATCTGCATTCGGAGGCACCTGAAGAGCAGTTGGAACGCCTCTCACCTCCCTGA